Proteins encoded in a region of the Streptomyces sp. NBC_00258 genome:
- a CDS encoding MFS transporter, with translation MSSGGSSSTHVFALLWGGQLVSLLGSSSASFVLGLASYAETRSTAALAAITAVTMVGSIYLAPLCGALADQFARRTVLLACNLAAGAVSLALAGVTDGGFGARFGWILLLVLAAALLNATLSVTLSVSVRRLRQEADLTRVNGITSFVESIPTLAGPALGAALFSLVNPALIFVLDGVTFLMCAVAVLCVRWSEADRPVRRRLRPFAGAAEGVRYILRDPDFRRLQLVFTGVNFFNGLSMAAVTAFVVASSDSGTAPWNLAAVNIGAAAGLLTGSAVVIVLAGRVDRRYLIGGGVLVGALAGRLGLVATAFVPLWIAAATVRNCSAQLSNAPLTAVWQERVPENIQATVFGARRLLGQGLYPVAVLLGGVAGDRLLAPSSPVVAPLAGLGGTFQGPEAGSTVLLVVAGLCEAACGVVLLRSGRIDRITRQPVKAVPPPDRAAERDLAPVRREDPPG, from the coding sequence GTGAGCAGTGGCGGATCCTCGTCCACGCACGTCTTCGCGCTGCTCTGGGGCGGTCAACTGGTGTCGCTACTGGGCTCCAGTTCCGCGTCGTTCGTCCTGGGACTCGCCTCCTACGCCGAGACACGCAGTACCGCCGCGCTTGCGGCGATCACCGCGGTCACGATGGTCGGCAGCATCTACCTCGCACCGCTGTGCGGGGCCTTGGCGGACCAGTTCGCCAGGAGAACGGTTCTGCTGGCCTGCAACCTGGCCGCTGGTGCGGTCTCCCTGGCGTTAGCCGGTGTCACGGACGGCGGATTCGGCGCCCGGTTCGGCTGGATACTGCTTCTCGTCCTCGCCGCAGCCCTGCTGAACGCCACGTTGTCCGTGACTCTGTCGGTATCGGTACGCCGACTACGGCAGGAAGCCGATCTCACCCGTGTCAACGGGATCACCTCGTTCGTGGAGAGCATTCCGACACTGGCGGGCCCCGCGCTGGGCGCGGCGCTGTTCTCCCTCGTGAACCCTGCCCTGATTTTCGTCCTAGACGGAGTGACCTTCCTGATGTGTGCCGTCGCCGTGCTCTGCGTTCGGTGGTCCGAGGCGGACCGGCCGGTGCGCCGGCGGCTGAGGCCCTTCGCCGGGGCGGCGGAAGGAGTGCGTTATATCCTGCGCGATCCGGACTTTCGCCGGTTGCAACTCGTCTTCACCGGGGTCAACTTCTTCAACGGCCTGTCGATGGCCGCCGTGACGGCGTTCGTCGTGGCCTCGTCGGACTCCGGGACCGCGCCATGGAATCTTGCGGCGGTCAACATCGGCGCTGCCGCAGGCCTTTTAACGGGTTCGGCGGTGGTGATCGTGCTGGCCGGCCGGGTGGACCGCCGGTACCTGATCGGCGGTGGCGTCCTGGTCGGCGCCCTGGCGGGCCGGCTCGGGCTCGTGGCGACGGCCTTTGTTCCGTTGTGGATCGCCGCTGCCACCGTACGCAACTGCTCGGCCCAACTGTCGAATGCTCCGCTCACCGCCGTATGGCAGGAGCGTGTGCCCGAGAACATCCAGGCGACGGTGTTCGGTGCCCGGCGGCTTCTCGGTCAGGGACTCTATCCGGTCGCGGTGTTGCTCGGAGGTGTGGCTGGCGACCGGTTGCTCGCTCCGTCGTCGCCGGTCGTCGCCCCTCTGGCAGGGCTGGGCGGAACGTTCCAGGGGCCGGAAGCGGGCAGCACTGTCCTGTTGGTGGTCGCCGGACTCTGTGAAGCCGCATGCGGGGTGGTTCTGCTGCGGTCGGGCAGGATCGACCGGATCACCCGACAACCGGTCAAAGCTGTTCCACCGCCGGACCGGGCCGCTGAACGCGACCTTGCCCCGGTGCGTCGAGAGGATCCACCGGGATGA
- a CDS encoding phytanoyl-CoA dioxygenase family protein: MRKYTFTQAAPDPAAVLSAVTEFGLAHLPGIVEGEELDRIQRQCGRLVTEPPSHVEHMGYDNGVGLHARRDRLTAEFGQLTGLFDSEWMRLVAESYFAGSPYVFNYDLICVLDVAGTRHPAHQPHYDRLPNLKFFVYLSDTTEYNGAFRCLPGSQGYGKHVQRENRLRYVLPDLAEPRALPAELRRGIGPVEGPAGTVLVIDSDLIHQAGTVTAGNRMVVRSRSFHPQYLEGPPDPAVADRGR; this comes from the coding sequence ATGCGGAAGTACACGTTCACGCAGGCGGCCCCCGATCCCGCGGCGGTCCTGTCCGCCGTCACCGAGTTCGGCCTGGCCCATTTGCCGGGCATTGTCGAAGGTGAGGAACTGGACCGGATACAGAGGCAGTGCGGACGGCTGGTGACCGAACCACCCAGCCACGTCGAGCATATGGGCTACGACAACGGGGTCGGCCTGCACGCACGGCGCGACCGCCTGACGGCCGAGTTCGGGCAACTGACCGGACTGTTCGACAGCGAGTGGATGCGGTTGGTGGCGGAGTCGTACTTCGCGGGCTCGCCGTACGTCTTCAACTACGATCTCATCTGCGTGCTGGATGTCGCGGGAACCAGGCATCCGGCCCACCAGCCGCACTACGACCGGCTGCCGAACCTGAAGTTCTTCGTGTATCTCTCCGACACCACGGAGTACAACGGGGCGTTCCGCTGTCTGCCGGGCTCCCAGGGATACGGGAAGCACGTCCAGCGCGAGAACCGCCTCCGTTACGTCCTGCCGGACCTGGCCGAACCAAGGGCCCTGCCGGCCGAGCTCCGCCGAGGCATCGGTCCTGTCGAGGGGCCGGCGGGCACCGTACTGGTCATCGACAGCGACCTGATCCACCAGGCGGGCACCGTCACAGCGGGCAACCGCATGGTGGTACGCAGCCGGAGCTTTCATCCGCAGTACCTCGAGGGACCGCCGGATCCGGCGGTCGCCGACCGCGGGCGGTGA
- a CDS encoding LysR family transcriptional regulator — MTAPTQPISAGGHSTVSDVRFDPTVRQLEVFLMLASELHFGRAAARLYLSQPALSRQIQALETRLGVDLLDRTTRNVHLTSAGSVLLPKVRSVVEAARDMREEARSQTRDSSCSPRVGFFQAEAALAHVAGVLQEVRRIAPDAGIRLTTLDFRTQTSAVFDGTVDVAFCYLPVARGIQFRSLHTEPRTVGIPSAHPLAGRDEVRLEDLAGEKVIGMSEAVPPLWRDFWTLADHSRDSVPLADHYAEDFETVLTAVALGHGVCVAPSAARELYPRPGVSYLDVAGIPGCTSVLAWAAERRDTPEVTLFRKAAETLQGVSASPGGYPM; from the coding sequence ATGACCGCGCCCACACAGCCGATTTCCGCCGGGGGGCATTCGACCGTGAGTGACGTACGTTTCGATCCGACAGTCCGTCAGCTAGAGGTATTCCTGATGCTGGCTTCGGAGTTGCACTTCGGACGGGCCGCCGCCCGTCTGTACCTTTCCCAGCCCGCGCTCAGTCGCCAGATCCAGGCGCTGGAAACCCGCCTGGGGGTGGACCTGCTCGACCGCACCACACGGAACGTGCATCTGACCTCGGCGGGCAGTGTGCTGCTTCCGAAGGTCCGGTCGGTCGTCGAAGCCGCGCGGGACATGCGTGAGGAAGCCAGGTCCCAGACCCGCGATTCGTCCTGCAGTCCGAGGGTCGGGTTCTTCCAGGCCGAGGCGGCACTCGCCCATGTGGCCGGTGTCCTCCAGGAAGTCCGCCGGATAGCACCCGATGCCGGCATCCGGCTGACGACACTCGATTTCAGGACCCAGACCTCCGCCGTGTTCGACGGCACCGTGGATGTCGCATTCTGTTATCTTCCCGTCGCCCGCGGCATCCAGTTCCGGAGCCTCCATACGGAGCCGCGGACGGTGGGTATCCCCTCCGCCCATCCCCTGGCCGGCCGCGACGAAGTTCGCCTTGAGGACCTCGCGGGGGAGAAGGTCATCGGGATGTCCGAAGCCGTGCCACCTCTGTGGCGTGACTTCTGGACTCTGGCGGACCACTCACGTGACTCTGTACCGCTCGCGGACCATTACGCGGAGGACTTCGAGACCGTGCTCACCGCCGTCGCTCTGGGACATGGTGTGTGTGTCGCCCCCTCCGCGGCCCGCGAACTGTACCCCCGGCCGGGTGTCAGCTACCTCGACGTCGCCGGGATTCCGGGGTGTACCTCTGTCCTTGCCTGGGCTGCGGAGCGACGCGACACACCGGAGGTCACCCTCTTCCGGAAGGCCGCCGAAACCCTGCAGGGGGTCTCGGCGTCACCCGGTGGGTATCCGATGTGA
- a CDS encoding AAA family ATPase, which produces MYVTRVQLTDIKGFSGNRSVDLKLPGHGGWTVLAGRNGSGKSSLLQVIALTLAGPDAALRLNVDFTGLITRGSETGHAAVDVLPHPEADPVVATDPLVTLSEETRLELAWKGVRPPGPEDSWPRRPTVVMDHRGLDPVRAQTALSGPWHPGVPGWFCAGYGPFRRLTGSMRRAYDSTVPLPSPLATLFHEDAGLTESVSWMIDLHHRSLQEFDYSRRAETVPDMPATLLLKDVMAVLGDGLLPHQYRLNGVSADGLMVSLRESEESFPLREMSDGFRTLAALVLDIIRQIHAAYGRLQTERTSSGRVAVLQPGVVLIDEVDAHLHVTWQRQVGGWLSEHFPNIQFIVTTHSPYVCQAADEGALIRLPGPDEDEPPAVVDEDLYRRVVYGSADDAVLSELFGLDTPYSSRAEKYRQRLVALERKVYAGTADEDEVNEYQELSRLLTSSLQSRVAEVAARLEQEQ; this is translated from the coding sequence GTGTACGTCACACGGGTCCAGCTCACGGATATCAAAGGCTTCAGCGGGAACCGCTCTGTGGATCTGAAGCTGCCCGGGCACGGCGGCTGGACAGTGCTCGCCGGGCGCAACGGTTCCGGCAAGTCCAGCCTTCTGCAGGTCATCGCTCTGACGCTGGCAGGCCCGGATGCAGCATTGCGTCTGAATGTGGACTTCACGGGCCTCATCACCAGAGGTTCCGAGACGGGGCACGCAGCGGTGGATGTCCTTCCCCACCCTGAAGCCGACCCTGTCGTCGCTACGGACCCACTCGTCACGCTGAGCGAGGAAACCCGGCTGGAATTGGCGTGGAAAGGCGTCCGCCCCCCGGGGCCGGAGGACAGCTGGCCTCGTCGGCCGACCGTCGTAATGGACCACCGGGGGCTCGATCCGGTCCGCGCTCAAACCGCTCTCAGCGGCCCGTGGCACCCCGGCGTACCGGGCTGGTTCTGTGCCGGTTACGGGCCGTTCCGGCGGCTGACGGGGTCCATGCGCCGCGCGTACGACAGCACTGTTCCCTTGCCCTCGCCTTTGGCCACGCTCTTTCATGAAGACGCTGGCTTGACCGAGAGCGTGTCGTGGATGATCGATCTCCACCACCGCTCGCTCCAAGAATTCGACTACTCTCGGCGCGCCGAGACGGTCCCGGACATGCCTGCCACGCTCCTGCTCAAGGATGTGATGGCCGTGCTGGGCGACGGCCTCCTGCCGCATCAGTACCGGCTCAATGGCGTGTCGGCAGACGGACTGATGGTGAGCCTGCGCGAGAGCGAGGAGAGTTTCCCGCTGCGCGAGATGAGTGACGGCTTCCGCACGCTGGCCGCTCTGGTGCTGGACATCATCCGGCAGATCCACGCCGCCTACGGGCGGTTGCAGACCGAACGGACCAGCAGCGGACGTGTCGCTGTCCTGCAGCCCGGTGTCGTTCTGATCGACGAGGTGGACGCGCACCTGCACGTGACGTGGCAGCGTCAGGTCGGGGGCTGGCTTAGCGAGCACTTTCCCAATATCCAGTTCATCGTCACCACCCACAGTCCCTACGTCTGCCAGGCCGCCGACGAGGGTGCTCTGATCCGTTTGCCGGGACCGGACGAGGACGAGCCGCCTGCTGTGGTGGACGAGGACCTCTATCGCCGGGTGGTCTACGGCAGCGCCGACGACGCAGTGCTGTCGGAACTCTTCGGCCTGGACACGCCCTACTCCAGCCGCGCCGAGAAGTACCGCCAGCGGCTGGTCGCGCTGGAGCGCAAGGTGTACGCGGGCACCGCCGATGAGGACGAGGTGAACGAGTACCAGGAGCTGAGCCGGCTGCTGACCAGTTCGCTGCAGAGCCGGGTCGCCGAAGTCGCGGCGCGACTGGAGCAGGAACAGTGA
- a CDS encoding helix-turn-helix domain-containing protein gives MTATLFDALHGVGPVLRSAPHGIERTMRTAASDASGFTGVSVFSALPNVTNYCLAMESLQQLQTQDAIDHAFFVHAIQPAADRHLDIAYVCSERLVYIYLTSGSTGAPSSGDFSAGTELVDHPGLGNADNAAHGRLPSSRVLEGSVIVHPAIPTWFTLGSHRTRDGSAPQGTLFRDLDPCKAAWLRTTAAADLAAKSEASTMPRVIDPSLNRRKLRIALRRAREEAGISQQETTRHLQWSLSKLIRIESGAVSVSMTDLRALMELYGISVPETMRDLEEAARNSRGTSWWSHFGEVTGPAFHAYLGYESPAAASPPTDHLVAGLGSFHTAAWRALDGHEVPRNGLRHGGAGPRTVWHKQDFTQDNGAISADVILSGAVLRHTLAESAIVGPQPKKLTLARRRHGAVLTADTECSSFLIELGSACATPCQSPRVASLRPQAPAVLFLLSSRPYVGGVAGPGMPFARAVGSTGRGGRKIELPKRTKDVDQAFFFCDRTAHPGRGSNRLTDAGGKGHQCISSVGMRRPSMARRQRFLHGSGHEVDGLQYRSAQPAVSGVRAPADCRLQLALRDSARTRPVLN, from the coding sequence ATGACGGCCACTCTTTTCGATGCGCTCCATGGTGTGGGGCCGGTGCTGCGGTCCGCGCCGCACGGGATCGAGCGCACGATGAGGACGGCCGCAAGCGACGCCAGCGGATTCACCGGAGTCAGCGTCTTCTCTGCCCTGCCCAACGTCACGAACTACTGCCTCGCCATGGAGAGTTTGCAGCAGTTGCAAACGCAGGACGCCATCGATCATGCGTTCTTTGTTCACGCGATCCAGCCGGCCGCGGATCGGCATCTCGATATCGCGTACGTGTGTTCAGAGCGCCTCGTGTATATCTACCTCACGTCCGGTAGCACCGGTGCCCCCAGCTCGGGGGACTTCTCCGCAGGCACCGAGCTCGTTGACCATCCCGGACTGGGCAACGCAGACAACGCCGCTCATGGACGCCTCCCCTCCAGCAGGGTTCTTGAGGGATCGGTGATCGTGCACCCGGCAATCCCGACGTGGTTCACCCTTGGTTCCCACCGGACCAGGGACGGAAGCGCACCGCAAGGCACGCTCTTCCGCGACCTCGACCCCTGCAAAGCGGCATGGCTGCGGACCACAGCGGCCGCGGATCTTGCTGCGAAGAGTGAGGCAAGCACCATGCCGCGTGTAATCGACCCAAGCCTCAACCGCCGCAAACTCCGCATCGCATTGCGCCGGGCGCGCGAAGAGGCCGGCATCTCCCAGCAGGAGACGACGCGGCATCTGCAGTGGTCACTCTCAAAGCTCATCCGGATCGAGAGCGGAGCGGTGAGCGTTTCGATGACAGATCTACGGGCGCTGATGGAGCTGTACGGAATCAGCGTGCCCGAGACGATGAGGGACCTCGAGGAAGCGGCCCGCAACTCCCGCGGAACGTCGTGGTGGTCGCACTTCGGTGAGGTAACCGGCCCGGCCTTCCACGCCTACCTCGGTTATGAGTCGCCGGCGGCGGCTTCCCCCCCTACGGATCACCTGGTGGCCGGCCTCGGCTCCTTCCACACCGCGGCGTGGCGGGCCCTCGATGGACACGAGGTGCCCCGCAACGGCCTCAGGCACGGGGGTGCCGGGCCCCGAACCGTGTGGCACAAGCAGGACTTCACGCAAGACAACGGCGCCATCAGCGCAGATGTGATCCTGAGTGGGGCGGTGTTGCGGCACACACTCGCAGAATCCGCCATCGTGGGCCCGCAGCCGAAGAAGCTCACGCTCGCCCGTAGGCGCCACGGCGCGGTTCTGACCGCGGACACGGAATGCTCGTCCTTCCTGATCGAGCTCGGCTCGGCCTGCGCCACGCCGTGCCAGAGCCCGCGTGTCGCCTCATTGAGGCCTCAGGCACCGGCGGTGCTGTTCCTCCTGTCGAGCAGGCCGTACGTGGGCGGCGTGGCCGGACCCGGCATGCCGTTCGCACGGGCTGTCGGCAGCACCGGCCGGGGTGGGAGGAAAATCGAACTGCCGAAGCGCACGAAGGACGTCGATCAAGCATTCTTCTTCTGCGACCGGACCGCCCATCCTGGCAGGGGAAGCAACCGGCTGACTGACGCCGGCGGCAAGGGTCACCAATGCATCAGCAGCGTCGGCATGCGGAGGCCCTCGATGGCACGGCGTCAGCGCTTCCTTCACGGCTCGGGACATGAAGTGGACGGCCTGCAGTACCGGTCCGCCCAGCCAGCCGTCAGCGGTGTGCGGGCTCCTGCGGATTGCCGCCTGCAGCTGGCGCTGCGCGACAGTGCCAGGACCCGTCCCGTCCTAAATTGA
- a CDS encoding DUF2290 domain-containing protein has protein sequence MRALPHGPDLVRLEPLLDVVDLYAADTPTNMVLHSAIRFDYDPASASPGHPAAHLTINSAHCRIACAAPMHVGRFADFFPALPCRSAGSPPQLLHRRSHAPHRRTHPHRRRPHKSPSDVALGFFVPPHPGSDQILRPTIRHVPTSSVPFTAARISGSPLLPDRSLPCCAEHGPRRIEALSVSPGWVLAHAGKRHPPVRHGRRSSRCPDL, from the coding sequence GTGCGCGCCCTACCGCATGGACCGGATCTGGTCCGCCTCGAGCCACTGCTCGACGTCGTCGACCTCTACGCGGCCGACACCCCCACCAACATGGTGCTGCACTCCGCCATACGCTTCGACTATGACCCCGCCTCCGCCTCCCCGGGGCACCCCGCCGCACATCTGACCATCAACTCGGCGCACTGCCGGATCGCCTGCGCCGCACCCATGCACGTGGGCCGCTTCGCCGACTTCTTTCCGGCACTTCCATGCCGATCTGCGGGCAGCCCACCACAGCTACTTCACCGGAGGAGCCACGCGCCACATAGGCGAACGCACCCTCACCGACGACGACCGCACAAGTCCCCATCTGATGTGGCACTAGGGTTCTTTGTCCCTCCCCACCCAGGGTCGGACCAGATCCTGCGGCCCACGATCCGGCACGTACCGACGTCATCCGTCCCGTTCACGGCTGCCCGCATCAGCGGCAGTCCTCTCCTGCCAGACCGCTCACTCCCCTGCTGCGCCGAGCACGGGCCGCGACGGATCGAGGCCTTAAGCGTGAGTCCGGGCTGGGTACTCGCGCATGCCGGGAAGCGCCACCCGCCTGTAAGGCACGGCCGACGCTCCTCAAGGTGCCCTGACCTCTGA
- a CDS encoding RNA polymerase sigma factor → MADNTAAVPGARQQPAPAADVGGSYQEDRPYLIRFLLRHGATFPEAEDAVQSAFVELMRARQPVQHPRAWLRTVALRAHLRQTVPEQPEQDLTDRLAATSVEWHTPLEAAELSEQQRRVLQALVQLPFKQRSVMAWHLDGFSTGEIAEAMRLEKAAVLQNLSRARRTLKQQLGITDRRRPQ, encoded by the coding sequence ATGGCGGATAACACCGCAGCCGTGCCCGGCGCACGGCAGCAGCCGGCGCCGGCAGCCGATGTCGGTGGCTCCTATCAGGAGGACCGGCCCTACCTCATCCGGTTCCTGCTGCGCCACGGCGCCACCTTCCCAGAGGCCGAGGACGCGGTGCAGAGCGCGTTCGTCGAACTGATGCGCGCGCGGCAGCCGGTGCAGCACCCACGGGCCTGGCTGCGCACGGTCGCCCTGCGGGCCCATTTGCGGCAGACGGTGCCGGAGCAGCCCGAACAAGACCTGACGGACCGTCTGGCAGCGACGAGTGTGGAGTGGCACACCCCCTTGGAAGCGGCAGAACTGAGCGAGCAGCAGCGCCGGGTTCTGCAGGCTCTGGTCCAACTGCCCTTCAAACAGCGCAGTGTGATGGCCTGGCACCTCGACGGGTTCTCCACCGGGGAGATCGCCGAGGCGATGCGCCTGGAGAAGGCCGCGGTCCTGCAGAATCTCTCGCGCGCCCGCCGCACGCTCAAGCAGCAGCTCGGCATCACCGACCGAAGGAGGCCGCAGTGA